CATCATTAACTTCTCAGAAGCCCTGCCCCAGGAACATAAAGATAACCTCCACAAAATTAATACTTATATTCAAAAAAACTATAATTTCATTCCGGCACTCACCAGTGAGAAGTTTGCTACGGGGAGGGACAACCTTCACTGGACCGAGGAAACGGCCAAAAACATGCTGAAGCACTGGCTTCACCATTTAAACATGGCAtccccaaaaacccgacctgtcgggggggtgacacaagcacaaacaacaccaccacaaacacaaacaaaaacattgtaaatttgGCAAAACATTTCACACTTACCTCCTCACAGCGCTCCCTCCTCAATAAAGGCCTCACGTTCGTCCCATCCACCAACCTTAGTCCTGAGTGGCACCACCAAATGAAGTTTGACTTACAAGAAtaccacaggggtgtcaaactcgcggTGTTCTATGAAAAGCAAGGGTCCCTCGGTCCGCGACCTTTCACCGCCCGGTCCGAGTGGGAGCCCTCACCCGGTCTGCTACCTCCAGAGGTCCACACACTGGTCCTAGCGGACGAGCATCCATCGCTCCTATCGGGTTGCGCCCTCGCCATTACGCCCAACCTCACGCGTGACGAAACTGAGGCCCTTCAGAGTctgaaaaataacaataacattgttatcaAACCGGCAGACAAAGGAAGCGCTGTGGTCATCTTTGACAGGTCTCAGTATgtctgggagggcaccagacaactGAACGACACCACCTACTACTCCCCGTTGGCCGCACCCATTTATCTTGACACAATCCCTATGGtggaaaaaatcattaaaaatttattaaataaaagattCATCAATCATAAACAGTTTACTTACCTCCTGGGCGAATCGGATCCCCGTCCTCGTAGGTTTTATTTACTCCCCAAAATCCACAAGGAACCCCACAAATGGAGCCAGCCCCATGTCATACCCCCGGGCAGGCCCATAGTTTCCGACTGTGGGAGCGAAACCTACAGGACGGCagaatttattgatttttatttaacgccactttccatcaaacacaatagttatttgaaagacacatatgattttatagaaaaaattaaaaatctgacCATTCCCCAAGAGGCCATTCTGTTCACAATTGATATAGAcagtttatacacaaacatagacattgaacagggcatccaagccgtaaaaaatatatttggcaaaTATCGAGACATTAGCAGGCCGGACAAAGAACTCCTGCAGCTGCTCGACATAAATTTAAGGAGGAACGACTTCGAATTTAATGGGAAGTTCTTCCTCCAGATTAAAGGGACAGCCATGGGGAAGAAATTTGCCCCGGCATACGCCAATATTTTTATGGCGGAATGGGAGACCTCCGCCCTCGCAGCGTGCCCGATCAAGCCCCTGCATTACTTACGGTACCTCGATGATATCTGGGGGGTATGGGCCCACTCCGTAgaggagtttgaggtgttccGCCACACCCTCAATACTCACAACCCCAGTATCACTatcaagtccaccaccagccCCATGTCGGTGGATTTCTTGGACACCACCACATACAAAGGTCCAGACTTCCCCTCCACTCACAATCTGGACATAAAGGTTTATTTCAAACAGACTGACACCCACGCCCTCCTCCACaagaccagtttccacccccgacatacctacgcgggactggtcaagtCCCAGCTGCTAAGATTCCACCGGATCTGCACCAGGCGGGAGGACTTCGTCACGGCCACGGGAGCCCTGTTCACGGCCCTGAGGAAGAGGGGATATTCGAGATCCTTCCTCAGGAGACAGTTCAGGTGCTTCTTGGACCCCAAGAAGCCTCCCCCTGGTGAGTCCATGATCCCCCTGATCACGACCTTCTCACCTGCGGCGGTACAGGTAGCTAGAAGAgtcaaacaaaactttaaagactTTGTGGATAATAGTGGCAGGCTCCAAAAACATTATTTGGTGTCAGCATACCGTAAGAATCCCAACCTGTGCGATCTGCTGGTCAGGGCTCGGGTCCCCTCCACGAGAGATCCTCCCCCGACTCGGAGCAGCGTCCCCTTCAGACACATCCCGTGGCTACTTAACCGCCACAACGGGAGGGTCTTCCGACCCCTATGCAGGGGGGACGCACGCACAAAAAACTGCGTTTACGTCATCCGATGCCAGCGTTGCCACGCCCTGTATGTTGGGGAGACGGGAAACACCATCGCCACCCGTTTCcaccaacatagacacaacattaCTCGACAGAAGAACACCACCACCCACCTGGTGCAACACTTCCTCCGGCACGGGTGGGCTTCTGTCCGGGTTTGTGTCATCCAGCACGACTCCAAATGGAGTGCAGGCCAACGGCGACACGCCGAACGCCTGTGGATGACCAAATTGGGTACTagacatccggggggcctcaatgaggcgtgagtgcgagcccgctgggccatagacggaccgtgcacacccctcttatattcttttttacactcttttatcgcccttcccccaccccttaccctaaccctaaccactctcctttttcactcctaaaacctacccatctctcttttctttacacctaacacctacccatctctccttctctttatacctaaccctaactcctaactctaaccctaaccccaaccccaaccccaaccccaaccctaacccgcctgtgcctctggtCCACACACGGCTCGCGCTCCGCACATTGGGGACCCTCCTGGTTCCACCTCTCATCCGTACCAAAATATACACATCATTTCTGGTAATAATACTTACCTTACTACTTACCTGGGAATCCGGACGTCTCTGGCGTAGGGGATGCCCCGGAGGTCCTGGTCTTCCCACGAGtacctgtaaaaaaacaacaacaaaatcaaagaaagaacatatgataacaacatcaaaaatacttacctttattgtcatgtctctcacctggggtaaacggacgttgtcctttactccaacgactgcaaaaagacacagaaacaatactaaaatacttaccttggttacagggtcatggacctagctacacggacgtacccggcgcagggagtgctccggatgtccgtgtactccaacgacctgaaaaaataccaaaaaaatacaaaaatacttaaaatcttcaaaaaaatcaaaaaacctaacaaaaatacaaaaaaatactaaaaaacctaaaaaatttctccaaaaaaatcttttggacttgtttgaactccatttggagtcacaattactgtttttctcggctcagttttattgtgcaaattaatagtgaattttctttatttttatcttattatttcctatttttgcctatttaattttattttattctatttctttattcactattaacaataataagaaaatataccatatacatggtcaatgctgtcactgggtgccaattattgctgcatggatgattttagctgagcagtttgcatcgcttaaaacttttttgtttatttttcgccagctacgactccacctcactctcagcagccaatcagcctcagtctaCAGCCAACCATCGAACGAGCAACATCTCTCTCATTGCACACTAGCCGACGCTTTTATTTCCTATTTTACATTTAGACAAGTCTCAGCCTGAAGAAGGCACATTCGTGCCGAAACGTTGCATTATCAGAGACTTGCAATACattatttttcacctttttaCTATCTTTCCTCTACCCTCCCTCTCTCTTTTTGTTTGTCACCGTGCGGAACTTTTCCCACGAGGCGAAAAGTCCGTCGACAATTCGCTCTTTTACGTTCAGTTTATACaccttaattatttaatttaatttattccaCTCCTTACCTTGGAGTCTTTTATCGTGCTGCATAGCAccgcccttagttgtttattttctttatattcttttttcttcgaagaagctggtcttcttcttctgtggtttttttcgaaggacatccggtttgcgctgacgtgacgtcactcaagcgcgccggagtctttccattttatttcttctctatcaatttattttttctttctacctacctaccttcattcctattatatttttacacataatacctattttacatttaatatcACGTTCGGTTGTCGAAAAATGGCGGCGTGGCATGACGAGGAATGGGTCCTCGTCCGTCCTCGCGGACGTAAACAGCGATCGCGGCGCGAGATCACCCCGCCCCCTCGTCCTCAACCTCAATACGGCCGCTATGATGACGAAGATTATCATTTTGCGGACCGTCGTCAACAACCGCCTCGCAGGAGCTACGCGGAGGTGCTGCGTGGCTatcctgcagaggaggaggacgagcggacgcgcctccgcagcgacacgcgtcgctacggcaaccgatcgcgtgagagacgtgacgtacgtggtcgggactaccccacacgcgacgcacgtcgccgggactaccctacacgcgacgcacgtcgccgcgaTTACCCCACACGCAACACACGCCGCCATGTTTACTCCACCAACAACACACGTCGCCAGGGCAACGCCTCTCGCGACAGGAGTAACAGCGGCCGGCGTGGCCAGCGTTATGGTGCCCCACGGTGGGAAAATCAACAGAatacattccaaaaaaataaaaacaattttttcagaggccacaaacctcaatatttccaacatcctgcacacaatagaccccaaaaaaacagggttaatttccgacctgcacactatgagcctcccaatcccaggaggactTTTAGAGCGGACAAACCTGGATTTGGACGGGGTCAACGCCCGAATATAAACAGGAATGTAAACACAACACGTCCCACCAGGGAAATTCATCCTGACAATCAGGATAGTGATTTTAGCATCAAAGCTAAAATCATctataacatcattaaaataatacACCACCAAAATAATGTGGATAGAGATATCCAACCACAAACTATTACTAATATGGAACTCACCTTGACGACCGGAATCAggccagcggtcaccaacccTGATACAGAAGCCCTAATAAAAGACAATGCACACAATTGGGCACAAAAAACTGTACAAATACTAAGAGAACATTATAAAAAAGCGCTGCAGACGGAAATCAACAAATTGAGTGCTTTTATTGGGCAAAATTGGAAGGAACCATTCCAGGTGGCCTCAGCTTGGACCAGGACACACCTGGGACGCAGGTTGACCACCGAGACACTGCGGCTGGCTGAGGGTCTGGTGATCTCCATCTGTGTGGACGTTCGTGGCGTGGACGAGGGGGGTAGTCCGTCACGATCCcagcagacggggtcaccagtccGCTTGGATCCTTCCAGCACCCGAGTGGTGATGGAGGTAGTGCAGccgccgctgccgctgccgctgccgctgccgctgccgctgccccTGCCGGTTCCAACCCTGCACGCTCCTGTGCGAGCCACGGCGTCCACCATGACCGACCCCGTGGTcggggactggtcccctgtggtgGAGCCGGTTCCGGGTCCTAGGGGACCGGTcaccccggtccccttcccggtTTTGTCGCCTTCTTCTCTGGCTGCGGCACCATCCAGGCCCCAGAGAATGACACGACCCCAGGAGCCATGCAGCAGTCCTCCCGACAACTCCATTGTCGaggctcccctggtcccgccACCCAGGCCGCATCCGCAGGTCGAGACCGAAGTCAGGGTCCCTCCTGCGGTCTCGGACGCGCCACCGCCACCTGGGGAACAAAATACATCAGTTGTAGTCCATGTGGCGGACAATGCACAGGTGACGTCTGGCCAACCAGACACTTCCAACTACTTACctgagcagccggcgtcatccCCTGAGGGGCCTCCagggtggtcccagctgcccccTGACACGCCCCCCAGTTGGTCTCAACTAGGTTCTGGCCTACCGGGACCATCCTCGCCGACTTCCTCCctcctggacgcgcccctcccggacgCGCCTCTTCCGGACGTGCCCCTCGTGGACACTCCTCCTCCACGCACGCCGGTTCCCGAAGCGGGTCCAAGCTGGTCCCAATTTTTTTCGGGAATCCGGAAGGGGCCTAGAGCGGTCGCTTCGGCCTCTCAGCCGACAGAGGATACAGACACGACACAATTAGCCACACCTATCAGTCCGCGCAGGGGCCCCACTAGACACATCAGTACAACGCGCAAgttggttgattggcacctgtctGTGGATAAGAAGGTCCTGGTGATTGGCGACTCCAATATTAGTCGTCTTCCACCTGTCCGTCTCCAGGACCTTCAGATGGACAGCTATCCAGGTGCCAACTTCCGCCACGCAGAGGCCATCCTAGAAAAAACAAAGATTAGTGTCGAAGTGGAAATGGTGGTGTTATCGTTCGGCCTCAATAACAAGGAACAAAACCCGAAGGCCACCACCTTTAAACAAATCCAAAGGGCCCTAAAGGTGGCCAAAACGGTGTTCCCGAACGCCGACATTTCCATCCCCATCATTAACTTCTCAGAAGCCCTGCCCCAGGAACATAAAGATAACCTCCACAAAATTAATACTTATATTCAAAAAAACTATAATTTCATTCCGGCACTCACCAGTGAGAAGTTTGCTACGGGGAGGGACAACCTTCACTGGACCGAGGAAACGGCCAAAAACATGCTGAAGCACTGGCTTCACCATTTAAACATGGCAtccccaaaaacccgacctgtcgggggggtgacacaagcacaaacaacaccaccacaaacacaaacaaaaacattgtaaatttgGCAAAACATTTCACACTTACCTCCTCACAGCGCTCCCTCCTCAATAAAGGCCTCACGTTCGTCCCATCCACCAACCTTAGTCCTGAGTGGCACCACCAAATGAAGTTTGACTTACAAGAAtaccacaggggtgtcaaactcgcggTGTTCTATGAAAAGCAAGGGTCCCTCGGTCCGCGACCTTTCACCGCCCGGTCCGAGTGGGAGCCCTCACCCGGTCTGCTACCTCCAGAGGTCCACACACTGGTCCTAGCGGACGAGCATCCATCGCTCCTATCGGGTTGCGCCCTCGCCATTACGCCCAACCTCACGCGTGACGAAACTGAGGCCCTTCAGAGTctgaaaaataacaataacattgttatcaAACCGGCAGACAAAGGAAGCGCTGTGGTCATCTTTGACAGGTCTCAGTATgtctgggagggcaccagacaactGAACGACACCACCTACTACTCCCCGTTGGCCGCACCCATTTATCTTGACACAATCCCTATGGtggaaaaaatcattaaaaatttattaaataaaagattCATCAATCATAAACAGTTTACTTACCTCCTGGGCGAATCGGATCCCCGTCCTCGTAGGTTTTATTTACTCCCCAAAATCCACAAGGAACCCCACAAATGGAGCCAGCCCCATGTCATACCCCCGGGCAGGCCCATAGTTTCCGACTGTGGGAGCGAAACCTACAGGACGGCagaatttattgatttttatttaacgccactttccatcaaacacaatagttatttgaaagacacatatgattttatagaaaaaattaaaaatctgacCATTCCCCAAGAGGCCATTCTGTTCACAATTGATATAGAcagtttatacacaaacatagacattgaacagggcatccaagccgtaaaaaatatatttggcaaaTATCGAGACATTAGCAGGCCGGACAAAGAACTCCTGCAGCTGCTCGACATAAATTTAAGGAGGAACGACTTCGAATTTAATGGGAAGTTCTTCCTCCAGATTAAAGGGACAGCCATGGGGAAGAAATTTGCCCCGGCATACGCCAATATTTTTATGGCGGAATGGGAGACCTCCGCCCTCGCAGCGTGCCCGATCAAGCCCCTGCATTACTTACGGTACCTCGATGATATCTGGGGGGTATGGGCCCACTCCGTAgaggagtttgaggtgttccGCCACACCCTCAATACTCACAACCCCAGTATCACTatcaagtccaccaccagccCCATGTCGGTGGATTTCTTGGACACCACCACATACAAAGGTCCAGACTTCCCCTCCACTCACAATCTGGACATAAAGGTTTATTTCAAACAGACTGACACCCACGCCCTCCTCCACaagaccagtttccacccccgacatacctacgcgggactggtcaagtCCCAGCTGCTAAGATTCCACCGGATCTGCACCAGGCGGGAGGACTTCGTCACGGCCACGGGAGCCCTGTTCACGGCCCTGAGGAAGAGGGGATATTCGAGATCCTTCCTCAGGAGACAGTTCAGGTGCTTCTTGGACCCCAAGAAGCCTCCCCCTGGTGAGTCCATGATCCCCCTGATCACGACCTTCTCACCTGCG
This genomic interval from Nerophis ophidion isolate RoL-2023_Sa unplaced genomic scaffold, RoL_Noph_v1.0 HiC_scaffold_293, whole genome shotgun sequence contains the following:
- the LOC133547947 gene encoding uncharacterized protein LOC133547947, yielding MELSGGLLHGSWGRVILWGLDGAAAREEGDKTGKGTGVTGPLGPGTGSTTGDQSPTTGSVMVDAVARTGACRVGTGRGSGSGSGSGSGSGGCTTSITTRVLEGSKRTGDPVCWDRDGLPPSSTPRTSTQMEITRPSASRSVSVVNLRPRCVLVQAEATWNGSFQFCPIKALNLLISDSHAAPPRSSCEAVVDDGPQNDNLRHHSGRIEVEDEGAGYSWEDQDLRGIPYARDVRIPSTQFGHPQAFGVSPLACTPFGVVLDDTNPDRSPPVPEEVLHQVGGGVLLSSNVVSMLVETGGDGVSRLPNIQGVATLASDDVNAVFCACVPPA